The genomic DNA TGGCGTCTTCAATTCTTTTGCAATTGATGATATTTACCGCTTTTTGCAAGCGACCATCCCACACTTTATCAAGACACCAGCAGCTTCCCTCACACATCGGCTTCTTTTCATCCCAGCTCAAGGCAGGAGGAAGATTCACATCCGCGACAAAGGCATAAATCGGTTCTTCATTCGTAAGAAAGATCCATCCAGTCGATAAATCCGTCACTTCCAACAATTTTTCCAGCACAGATTGCAGCATTTCTCTTAAATCATTCGATTGATTCAATGTTTCTGCAATGACTTTCAATGTATGTACTCTAGACATATGCTTCGCCCCCTTTCTGCAATTAATAAGATAAATATGTCGATCGAATCAAAAATAAATCCGCCATATCAGGATCTATCACTAGATTACCATGAAATGACGGATTGATATCGTTTTATAGGACTTGTTCATTTGTTATCGCTGCGGATTTCTTTGATAACGTAACAAGTAAAGTTGCCATATCTTCCAAACGTCCTACGGCTTCACGGTCCACTAGGTTGTACTCGTCATCATAGCAATACGGGTCAGAAACGAATTGATCTGGAAGCACAAGAGCATATAATCCTCTCAATACAATCCGCATATTGTTCAAGGCATTTATACCGCCTTTACTTCCACCTGAGGCTGCAGCAATTGCTGCCGGTTTATGTTTGAAATGGCTTCCTCCAAGGAAATCCAATGCGTTTTTCAATGCACCGCTCATACCATTGTGATATTCAGGCGATGCGATGAAAAATGCATCAGCCGTATCGGCTTCTTT from Pseudalkalibacillus sp. SCS-8 includes the following:
- a CDS encoding NADPH-dependent FMN reductase, with amino-acid sequence MKILVVNGSPMEKSRTRGITRLAKELLEEKGAEVTFFDLGTEKLPLFPGDEENDQNESLQKLKKEADTADAFFIASPEYHNGMSGALKNALDFLGGSHFKHKPAAIAAASGGSKGGINALNNMRIVLRGLYALVLPDQFVSDPYCYDDEYNLVDREAVGRLEDMATLLVTLSKKSAAITNEQVL